The nucleotide window GCGACGTGGCGTACACGGTCGCATCGGCAAGCGTCCGGACCGGACTGGTGGTGCACACCTCGCCACCGAACCGGGCTTCGCACAGCCCCGCTGCGGCATCGTTGATGCCGATCCAGCGCTCCCCCGTTGCCGGAATGTCGATCACGCCGACGACCGGCTTGCCGCGGTGCAGCAGCGCGAGCAGCGTGCCCCACAATGGGTGGCCGGTAATGAAACTGCGCGTGCCGTCGATCGGGTCGACCGACCAAACGTACTCCGCATCGAGCCCGGTCTTGCCGAACTCCTCGCCCCAGATGCCGTGCGACGGATAGCGCGCCGCGATCCTGTCGCGAAGCGCGGTCTCGACCTCGCGGTCGGCGATCGTGACCGGACTCTCGTCCGCTTTGTCGTCCACGGCAAGACGACGGCGGAACCAACCCAGCGACAGCGGCCGCACGGCGTCGGCGAGCGAGGCGGCAAACGCCGCATATTCGGCGACGGCAGGGGTGGCGGGGGCGGACGACATACACGATTCTCCTGCTGGGAAGCCACGCAAGGCGGCAACAATGGGAAACGTTCCGTAAAACGTTCGATCAAGCGCGATCATACGCGCGTGTGGATGCGTCATTCTGCACCCGACGTATGACAAGCGCCCGAATCTGGTGCAAATTTGCTATGCTCGCGGCCTGATTCCGGGGGTGCCAGGCCCCGCTTGACCTCATCTCACAGGATTCCCATGCTTTCCGGTCGCGGCGTCATGCTCTCTGTCTCGGCGTCGGTCATGTTTTCGATCATGCCGGCGCTCGTTGCGCAGTTGGCGCCCCTGTCCGGGCTGGACGTTTTCGCCTGGCGCATCCTGCTCACGCTGCCGGGCACGCTGGTCATCGTGGCCGCGCTGCGCCGCACGAACGTGCTGGCCAGCACGTTTTCCCACGTCTTGCATCGCCCCGGCCTGCTTGGCGCCGTGCTGCTTTGCGCCGCCATGCTGAGCGTCCAGTTGTGGCTTTTCGTCTGGGCGCCGCTGCAGCAACGCATGCTGGACGTCTCCCTGGGCTACTTCCTCTTGCCGCTGACCATGGTGCTGGCGGGCCGCACCGTCTACCAGGAACGGCTCTCACCGCTACAGACGGCCGCGGTCATTGCCGCCGCGCTGGGCGTCG belongs to Pandoraea pnomenusa and includes:
- the hisN gene encoding histidinol-phosphatase, giving the protein MSSAPATPAVAEYAAFAASLADAVRPLSLGWFRRRLAVDDKADESPVTIADREVETALRDRIAARYPSHGIWGEEFGKTGLDAEYVWSVDPIDGTRSFITGHPLWGTLLALLHRGKPVVGVIDIPATGERWIGINDAAAGLCEARFGGEVCTTSPVRTLADATVYATSPDIFDAAEYARFERLTKAVSRRRFGGDCYAYGLLASGHIELVMEAGLQTYDYLAVAPVIEAAGGVITDWDGKPLTLTSQGRVLAAANADLHAAALACIGVD